Proteins encoded by one window of Chryseobacterium aquaeductus:
- the idi gene encoding isopentenyl-diphosphate Delta-isomerase, translating into MEEYVVLVNSKDDVLGLMEKQQAHINGLLHRAFSVFLFNDKGEMLLQKRASAKYHSPNQWTNAVCSHPRNGETYIDGAKRRLKEELGIETALSEKFNFIYKADVGCGLWEHELDYVFTGKYNEDFHLNKNEVEEVRYISMQNLDQEIAQHPEQFTEWFKIILEEYKHNF; encoded by the coding sequence ATGGAAGAATATGTAGTTTTAGTAAATTCTAAAGATGACGTATTGGGCTTAATGGAAAAGCAGCAGGCACATATCAATGGTTTGCTACATCGTGCGTTTTCTGTTTTTTTATTTAATGACAAAGGCGAAATGCTTCTTCAGAAGCGTGCTTCGGCGAAATATCACTCCCCAAACCAATGGACAAATGCTGTGTGTTCTCATCCTCGCAACGGTGAAACTTACATTGACGGAGCAAAACGCAGATTAAAAGAAGAATTGGGAATCGAAACTGCACTTTCTGAAAAATTTAATTTTATTTATAAAGCTGATGTTGGCTGCGGACTGTGGGAACATGAGCTCGATTATGTTTTTACCGGAAAGTACAATGAAGATTTTCATCTTAATAAGAATGAAGTTGAAGAAGTACGTTACATCTCAATGCAAAATTTAGATCAAGAAATTGCACAACATCCTGAACAATTTACCGAATGGTTTAAAATAATTTTAGAAGAATACAAACACAATTTTTAA
- a CDS encoding LNS2 domain-containing protein, whose protein sequence is MELDYIEHISPILKDGVKNYLIDIDGTITDDVPNEEPERMVTCEPYPDALETVNRWYDDGHQICFFTSRTENLKQITIDWLDKHGFKYHSVLCGKPRGGNYHWIDNHLVKATRYKGKFTDMIEKQVTIEVFED, encoded by the coding sequence ATGGAGCTAGATTATATTGAGCATATCAGTCCTATTCTAAAGGACGGAGTAAAAAATTATCTTATTGATATTGACGGAACAATTACAGATGATGTTCCTAACGAAGAACCTGAAAGAATGGTCACTTGTGAACCTTATCCCGATGCTTTGGAGACGGTAAACAGATGGTATGATGATGGTCACCAAATCTGTTTTTTCACCTCGAGAACAGAAAATCTTAAACAAATTACTATAGATTGGTTAGACAAACATGGTTTTAAATATCATAGTGTATTATGCGGAAAACCTAGAGGCGGAAACTATCACTGGATAGACAATCACTTGGTAAAAGCTACGAGATACAAAGGTAAATTTACTGATATGATAGAGAAACAAGTGACCATTGAAGTTTTTGAAGATTAA